In the genome of Ascaphus truei isolate aAscTru1 unplaced genomic scaffold, aAscTru1.hap1 HAP1_SCAFFOLD_3156, whole genome shotgun sequence, the window ggaggggggatagagactgcgggtgaggaggggggatagagactgcgggtgaggaggggggatagagactgcgggtgaggaggaggaggggatagagactgcgggtgagggggggatagagactgcgggtgagggggggatagagactgcgggtgagggggggatagagactgcgggtgagggggggatagagactgcgggtgaggggggatagagactgcgggttaggggggggatagagactgctGGTTAtgggggatagagactgcgggtgagggggggatagagactgcgggttaggaggggggatagagactgcgggtgaggaggagggggggagagactgcgggttaggaggaggggggatagagactgcgggttaggggggatagagactgcgggtgagggggggatagagactgcgggttaggagggggggatagagactgcgggtgaggaggagggggggagagactgcgggttaggaggagggggggatagagactgcgggtgaggaggggggatagagactgcgggtgaggagggggggatagagactgcgggttaggaggaggggggatagagactgcgggtgaggaggggggatagagactgcgggttaggaggagggggggatagagactgcgggtgaggaggaggggggatagagactgtgggttaggaggggggatagagtcTGCAGGTTAggaggagaggggatagagactgcgggttaggaggaggggggatagagactgcaggttaggaggaggggggatagagactgcgggttaggaggaggggggatagagactgcgggctaggaggaggggggatagagactgtgggttaggaggaggggggatagagactgtgggttaggaggaggggggatagagactgcgggttaggaggaggggggatagagactgcgggttaggaggaggggggatagagactgcgggtgaggaggagggggggatagagactgcgggtgaggaggagggggggatagagactgcaggttaggaggaggggggatagagactgcgggtgaggaggaggggggatagagactgcgggtgaggaggaggggggatagagactgcgggtgaggagggggggatagagactgcgggtgaTGAAGGGACgatagagactgcgggtgaggaaggggggatagagactacgggtgaggaggaggggggatagactgcgggtgaggaggggggggatagagactgcgggtgaggaagaggggggatagagactgcgggttaggaggaggggggatagactgcgggtgaggagggggggtagagactgcgggttaggaggaggggggatagagactgcgggttaggaggaggggggatagagactgcgggttaggaggggggatagagactgcgggttaggaggaggggggatagagactgcgggttaagaggggggatagagacagcggggttaggaggagggggggatagagactgcgggttaggaggaggggggatagagactgcgggtgaggaggggggatagagactgcgggttaggaggagggggatagaggctgggggttagggggggatagaggctgggggttagggggggatagagactgcgggtgaggagggggggatagaggctgCGGGTtaggggggatagagactgcgggtgaggagggggggggatagagactgcgggtgaggaggggggatagagactgcgggttaggggggatagagactgcgggtgaggagggggggaaagagactgcgggtgaggaggggggatagagactgctggtgaggaggggggggatagagactgcgggttaGGGGGGGATAGAGACCGCGGGTTAGGGGGGGATAGAGACCGCGGGTTAGGGGGGCACACGTACGTCTCTGACATGCCCGTCTCTCTGTGTTTAGCAGGCGCTGCTGTGTTTGGGAGTCCTGTGCGGGACCCTCTGTCGGACACCTGGTTTGTGAGTGTGGGGGTCCCCCCCTGTGTGAGCTTCCTCGGGGGTCTCAGACATGCTGTCTCTGAAGAAGTACCTGAGCGAGGGGCTCCTCCAGTTCACGATCCTGCTGAGCTTGATGGGGATGCGTGTGGACTTGGACTCGTACCTGACCCCCCACCTGCCCCCATTACGTGAGATTATCCTGGGGCCCAGCTCGGCCTACACCCAGACTCAGTTCCACAGCCTGCGGGGGGGCACCTCTGACGGGTACGGGGTGCACCCCAAGAGTGTAGATTTGGAGCAGTTCTTCACCTCGCGGCGCCTGCTGAGCCGCATGCGCGCCCTGGACCGGCTGCACGTGCCCAGCATGGAGGTGGACGCCTGGCTCGTGCAGAGGGAGGCGGACGACTCCATGTCCGGGGCCCAGACGGGCTCTGACCGTCCCCATGACAGCCCACAGGAGCTGCCCAGCCCGGACGGCGGCCTCAGGGACAGCATGGGCTCCGGACAAGGCCTCgggggggaggagcaggaggATCTGGGAGCGGCTGCACTGCCTGGGAGCTCAGACCTGAGCAAAGAGGTGAGACCCCCCCAATTACAAGGGGGTGGGGGATAgtcacgcagcattgtgtgtaggagggggga includes:
- the LOC142483294 gene encoding endoplasmic reticulum membrane sensor NFE2L1-like translates to MLSLKKYLSEGLLQFTILLSLMGMRVDLDSYLTPHLPPLREIILGPSSAYTQTQFHSLRGGTSDGYGVHPKSVDLEQFFTSRRLLSRMRALDRLHVPSMEVDAWLVQREADDSMSGAQTGSDRPHDSPQELPSPDGGLRDSMGSGQGLGGEEQEDLGAAALPGSSDLSKEVRPPQLQGGGG